The following are encoded together in the Pseudodesulfovibrio indicus genome:
- a CDS encoding HAD family hydrolase, whose amino-acid sequence MSFRKQRIAFVYDFDGTLAPGNMQEYDFIPKLKLTSKTFWNEVKRRAKDQQADEILAYMYLMLRKARENDMRVTRQDFKQYAKGIEMFPGVSGWFDRVDDYAKEKGLIPQHYIISSGIREMLLGTSIANKFTDVFASSFMYDQHGVAEAPGLAVNYTTKTQFLFRINKGVRDICDNKKINQYIEADQREVPFTNMIFIGDGATDVPCMRLVKAQGGHSIAVYKPKTSKELAEQLRSEGRVHYVAPADYSKGKHMDKIAHAIIDKVAAYWAAKKL is encoded by the coding sequence ATGAGCTTTCGCAAACAGAGAATTGCATTTGTCTACGACTTCGACGGCACGCTTGCCCCCGGTAATATGCAGGAATACGACTTCATCCCGAAACTCAAGCTGACCAGTAAAACGTTCTGGAATGAGGTAAAAAGGCGCGCCAAGGATCAGCAGGCGGATGAAATCCTTGCCTACATGTATCTCATGCTTCGAAAGGCCAGGGAAAATGACATGAGGGTCACGCGGCAGGATTTCAAGCAATACGCCAAGGGGATCGAGATGTTCCCCGGGGTATCGGGGTGGTTTGACCGAGTTGACGACTACGCCAAAGAGAAAGGGCTGATTCCCCAACATTACATCATCTCCTCCGGCATACGGGAAATGCTTTTGGGAACGAGCATTGCCAACAAATTTACCGACGTGTTCGCTTCGTCGTTTATGTACGACCAACATGGCGTCGCCGAGGCTCCCGGGCTTGCCGTCAACTATACGACCAAGACGCAGTTCCTGTTTCGGATCAACAAGGGAGTTCGGGACATCTGCGACAACAAGAAAATCAACCAGTATATCGAGGCCGATCAACGAGAAGTGCCGTTCACCAATATGATTTTCATCGGTGATGGGGCGACGGATGTCCCGTGTATGCGGCTTGTCAAAGCGCAGGGGGGACATTCCATCGCTGTGTATAAACCGAAGACTTCGAAGGAGCTTGCCGAGCAGTTGAGGAGCGAAGGCCGGGTTCATTATGTGGCCCCGGCGGACTATTCGAAAGGGAAGCACATGGACAAGATCGCTCATGCCATCATCGACAAGGTGGCGGCATATTGGGCGGCAAAGAAGTTGTAA
- a CDS encoding DUF2188 domain-containing protein, with translation MSGKDMHVTPHPDGGWQGKKGGAKRASFKAETQAEARERAIDQGKREGLEVSIHGKDGRIREKNSYGNDPYPPKG, from the coding sequence ATGAGTGGTAAAGACATGCATGTCACGCCCCATCCTGATGGCGGCTGGCAGGGTAAGAAAGGTGGCGCAAAGCGCGCTTCCTTCAAAGCCGAAACCCAGGCCGAAGCTCGGGAACGAGCCATTGACCAGGGGAAACGGGAAGGTCTTGAGGTCAGCATTCACGGAAAGGATGGAAGAATCCGTGAAAAAAACAGCTACGGCAACGACCCATACCCGCCCAAAGGGTAG
- a CDS encoding SLATT domain-containing protein — protein MAQLADEKLRLSIEKEAKRIEEDAEYSGKGHYNACSSWSRRHLWIGIPAAVLAALASGSAFKDFSLVAGILAILSTGFGTVATFLNPSRKSESHKSSGDQFLALRNQTRLFREVELPQMDNLGVATERIKEFAKKRDQLNAISPSIPNSAYRDAKEAIEAGESLHRADVGKGC, from the coding sequence ATGGCACAGTTAGCAGACGAAAAGCTTAGGCTTTCTATCGAGAAAGAAGCAAAACGAATCGAAGAAGATGCAGAGTACTCCGGCAAAGGTCATTACAATGCTTGTTCAAGCTGGAGTCGACGACATCTATGGATTGGCATTCCGGCTGCTGTTTTGGCAGCTCTTGCCAGCGGCTCTGCATTCAAAGACTTTTCCCTGGTTGCAGGCATCCTCGCCATATTATCCACTGGCTTTGGAACGGTAGCAACTTTCCTTAATCCAAGCAGGAAGTCTGAAAGCCATAAGTCTTCAGGCGATCAATTCCTTGCGCTTCGAAACCAAACACGGCTCTTTCGTGAAGTGGAATTACCTCAAATGGATAACCTAGGAGTTGCAACGGAGCGGATCAAGGAATTTGCGAAGAAACGCGATCAACTGAATGCGATCAGCCCTAGCATTCCAAATAGTGCTTACCGAGATGCAAAAGAGGCTATTGAGGCGGGGGAAAGTCTACACAGGGCTGACGTAGGGAAGGGCTGCTGA
- a CDS encoding SMODS domain-containing nucleotidyltransferase encodes MSRVAVLPEAEKEKIQRSIGFIKLKLKKYFGNEIKAQFQFGSSTRGTILPRRLDERSDIDYMIVFSNGGYRPQTYLDRLRRFVADTYKASRVHQSHPTIVLNMNHIKFELVPAVEHFWSGYDIPAKATDYEDWIGTDPNDFNDDLTSRNQMYSNLTKPTIRLLKYWNAQNGYPFESFELEKQVVDMFFFWNSPRNVKEYVYSAFGELDLGLSSSVRSRYALERAQNHIREAKAYDGLGNDMLALKEIKKVIPPING; translated from the coding sequence ATGTCTCGGGTTGCAGTATTGCCTGAAGCCGAAAAGGAGAAAATCCAGCGGTCCATCGGGTTTATTAAACTCAAGTTAAAGAAGTATTTTGGCAACGAGATCAAAGCGCAGTTTCAGTTCGGCTCGTCAACTCGCGGGACAATATTGCCAAGAAGGTTGGATGAAAGGTCAGACATTGACTACATGATTGTGTTTTCAAACGGTGGTTATAGGCCTCAAACATATCTAGATCGTTTACGACGGTTTGTTGCGGACACCTATAAGGCTTCTAGGGTTCATCAGTCTCACCCGACAATCGTGTTGAACATGAACCACATCAAATTTGAGCTTGTCCCTGCCGTTGAACACTTTTGGTCTGGATATGACATTCCAGCCAAGGCCACTGACTATGAAGATTGGATTGGAACTGATCCAAATGATTTCAATGATGACCTGACTTCTCGAAATCAAATGTATTCCAATTTGACCAAGCCTACTATTCGTTTGCTGAAGTATTGGAATGCGCAAAATGGCTATCCTTTTGAATCCTTTGAACTTGAGAAACAAGTGGTGGACATGTTCTTTTTTTGGAATTCACCGAGAAACGTAAAAGAATATGTTTATTCAGCATTTGGGGAACTCGATTTAGGTTTATCCTCCTCAGTTAGAAGTAGGTACGCTCTTGAGCGTGCCCAAAATCACATAAGGGAAGCCAAAGCATACGACGGTCTTGGTAACGACATGCTTGCTTTGAAAGAAATAAAGAAGGTTATCCCTCCAATCAACGGATAG